In one Ananas comosus cultivar F153 linkage group 12, ASM154086v1, whole genome shotgun sequence genomic region, the following are encoded:
- the LOC109718010 gene encoding GDSL esterase/lipase At4g01130 translates to MRTYHQFRAPAGLRRAASTRLMLGLLMILGLLGRLTEAKCKFPAIFNFGDSNSDTGGFWAAFPAQPGPFGMTYFKKPAGRASDGRLVIDFLAEALGLPFLSPYLKSVGPDFRHGANFATLASTVLLPNTSLFVSGISPFSLAIQLNQIKDLKAQALSLRSQLGHNLPHPSIFSSALYTIDIGQNDFTSNLKSIGIVGVKQYLPQVVNQISWTIKELYDIGGRSFMAFNLAPIGCYPAFLEELPHDTWDLDIFGCMVSYNKAVVDYNNMLNESLTQMREMLPNASIVYVDTHSIKLELFQHPKDYGLKYGTRACCGYGGGAHNFNPDVYCGKTKVIINGHMVSSTACEDPQSYVSWDGIHATEAANKLVTQAILNGSFSHPPFPLSKLCDLHPIG, encoded by the exons ATGAGAACATATCATCAATTTAGAGCACCCGCCGGGCTCCGGCGGGCTGCGTCGACGCGGCTCATGTTGGGCCTGCTTATGATTTTGGGCCTTCTGGGCCGACTGACCGAAGCCAAGTGCAAGTTTCCGGCCATCTTCAACTTCGGCGACTCGAACTCCGACACCGGCGGATTCTGGGCCGCGTTCCCGGCCCAGCCCGGCCCGTTCGGCATGACCTATTTCAAGAAGCCGGCGGGCCGGGCCTCCGACGGGAGGCTCGTCATCGACTTCTTAG CGGAGGCTCTTGGGCTCCCATTCCTGAGCCCATATCTCAAATCCGTTGGGCCGGATTTTAGGCATGGGGCCAATTTTGCGACATTGGCTTCTACGGTGCTTCTCCCAAACACGTCGCTTTTTGTCTCCGGAATAAGCCCCTTTTCGTTGGCGATTCAGCTTAATCAAATCAAGGATCTCAAAGCTCAAGCACTTAGCTTGAGATCACAACTTG GGCATAATCTTCCTCATCCCAGTATCTTCAGTAGTGCACTCTACACCATAGACATTGGCCAAAATGATTTCACTTCCAACTTAAAATCTATAGGCATTGTGGGAGTCAAGCAATATCTCCCTCAAGTGGTCAATCAAATCTCTTGGACTATAAAG GAACTCTACGACATTGGCGGCCGTAGCTTCATGGCGTTCAACCTCGCGCCGATCGGATGTTACCCtgcatttttggaggagctccCACATGATACCTGGGACTTGGACATTTTTGGATGCATGGTTTCATACAACAAAGCTGTGGTGGATTACAACAACATGTTGAATGAGAGCCTCACTCAAATGAGGGAGATGCTCCCAAATGCTTCTATTGTTTATGTGGATACTCACTCCATCAAGCTTGAACTATTCCAACATCCTAAGGATTATG GGCTTAAATATGGGACTAGAGCTTGTTGTGGATATGGTGGGGGAGCCCACAACTTTAACCCAGATGTTTACTGTGGTAAAACCAAAGTGATCATAAATGGACACATGGTTAGTTCCACAGCTTGTGAGGACCCACAAAGCTATGTGAGTTGGGATGGGATTCATGCCACAGAAGCTGCAAATAAGCTGGTCACACAAGCCATTCTCAATGGCTCCTTTTCACACccccctttccctctctctaagCTTTGTGACCTGCACCCAATTGGATAA
- the LOC109718011 gene encoding V-type proton ATPase subunit E-like — translation MNDADVSKQIHQMVAFIRQEAEEKANEISVSAEEEFNIEKLQLVEAEKKKIRQEYERKEKQVEIRKKIEYSMQLNASRIKVLQAQDDLVNSMREAAGKELLHVSGHHLSYKNLLKELIVQSLLRLKEPSVLLRCRKDDGPLVESVLESAKNEYAEKANVYPPDISVDDVYLPPAPRHYDAHELFCSGGVVLASKDGKIVFENTLDARLDVVFRKKLPEIRRRLFGQVSA, via the exons ATGAACGACGCCGACGTCTCCAAGCAGATCCATCAGATGGTGGCGTTCATTCGCCAGGAGGCCGAGGAGAAGGCCAACGAGATCTCCGTCTCCGCCGAAGAG GAATTTAATATTGAGAAATTGCAACTGGTTGAAGCTGAAAAGAAGAAGATCAGGCAAGAGTATGAACGGAAGGAGAAGCAAGTtgaaattagaaagaaaat TGAGTACTCGATGCAGCTCAATGCTTCTCGAATCAAAGTTCTTCAAGCTCAGGATGACTTAGTAAACTCCATGAGGGAAGCTGCTGGGAAGGAGCTCCTGCATGTCAGCGGCCATCACCTTTCTTACAAGAACCTTCTCAAAGAACTGATTGTTCAG AGCTTGCTTCGATTGAAAGAGCCATCAGTTCTATTACGTTGTAGGAAGGATGATGGTCCTCTTGTGGAGTCAGTTTTGGAATCAGCAAAGAATGAATATGCAGAGAAAGCAAATGTATATCCTCCTGATATTTCGGTAGATGATGTCTATCTTCCACCTGCTCCTCGTCATTATGATGCACATGAACTCTTTTG CTCTGGTGGAGTTGTGTTGGCTTCAAAAGATGGAAAGATTGTATTTGAGAACACGCTTGATGCCCGGCTGGATGTGGTTTTCCGCAAGAAGCTCCCAGAG ATCCGTCGAAGGCTCTTTGGCCAGGTCAGTGCCTGA
- the LOC109718012 gene encoding pollen-specific leucine-rich repeat extensin-like protein 1 isoform X2, whose translation MEYDYRNRTGSNMYRPPLYPRMGQGAAAVAPPPPQHSRGAPYHNPSPSSSSSAPPSSGLGIKVAIKPEYQITPPPQLAQPMPEVPRSTFKFDFEFEKRILAEAEKESQNWSRFAAENKSSKPAASTLPTPGGDPVVEKYVASGLGREAVSFAVLNYGDNPVKVREFVKGYNLLREMGFASKNVAEVLASYDNDTDKAIAHFLNSPN comes from the exons atggaGTACGATTACAGGAATCGCACGGGCTCCAACATGTATCG GCCGCCGCTGTACCCGCGGATGGGGCAGGGTGCGGCGGCtgtggcgccgccgccgccgcagcactCTCGTGGGGCTCCCTACCACAacccttctccctcctcctcctcctccgcccctccCTCGT CTGGACTGGGCATAAAAGTTGCCATAAAGCCAGAATATCAGATAACTCCCCCT CCTCAATTGGCCCAGCCAATGCCGGAGGTTCCTCGTAGTACATTCAAATTTGACTTTGAGTTTGAAAAGAGGATACTTGCTGAGGCCGAAAAGGAGAGTCAGAACTGGAGCAGATTCGCTGCAGAAAACAAGTCATCAAAACCAGCAGCGTCTACTCTTCCG ACTCCAGGAGGGGATCCAGTTGTGGAGAAGTATGTTGCCTCAGGGCTTGGGCGTGAAGCCGTCTCATTTGCTGTTCTGAACTATGGAGACAATCCAGTGaag GTGAGGGAGTTTGTGAAAGGCTATAACCTTCTCCGAGAAATGGGCTTTGCATCCAAGAACGTCGCAGAAGTATTGGCTTCATACGATAACGACACCGACAAGGCCATCGCCCACTTCCTCAATAGCCCAAATTGA
- the LOC109718012 gene encoding pollen-specific leucine-rich repeat extensin-like protein 1 isoform X1 gives MEYDYRNRTGSNMYRPAPGGGAASGASAPPLYPRMGQGAAAVAPPPPQHSRGAPYHNPSPSSSSSAPPSSGLGIKVAIKPEYQITPPPQLAQPMPEVPRSTFKFDFEFEKRILAEAEKESQNWSRFAAENKSSKPAASTLPTPGGDPVVEKYVASGLGREAVSFAVLNYGDNPVKVREFVKGYNLLREMGFASKNVAEVLASYDNDTDKAIAHFLNSPN, from the exons atggaGTACGATTACAGGAATCGCACGGGCTCCAACATGTATCGGCCGGcccccggcggcggcgccgcctccggcGCCTCGGCGCCGCCGCTGTACCCGCGGATGGGGCAGGGTGCGGCGGCtgtggcgccgccgccgccgcagcactCTCGTGGGGCTCCCTACCACAacccttctccctcctcctcctcctccgcccctccCTCGT CTGGACTGGGCATAAAAGTTGCCATAAAGCCAGAATATCAGATAACTCCCCCT CCTCAATTGGCCCAGCCAATGCCGGAGGTTCCTCGTAGTACATTCAAATTTGACTTTGAGTTTGAAAAGAGGATACTTGCTGAGGCCGAAAAGGAGAGTCAGAACTGGAGCAGATTCGCTGCAGAAAACAAGTCATCAAAACCAGCAGCGTCTACTCTTCCG ACTCCAGGAGGGGATCCAGTTGTGGAGAAGTATGTTGCCTCAGGGCTTGGGCGTGAAGCCGTCTCATTTGCTGTTCTGAACTATGGAGACAATCCAGTGaag GTGAGGGAGTTTGTGAAAGGCTATAACCTTCTCCGAGAAATGGGCTTTGCATCCAAGAACGTCGCAGAAGTATTGGCTTCATACGATAACGACACCGACAAGGCCATCGCCCACTTCCTCAATAGCCCAAATTGA